A part of Candidatus Electrothrix aestuarii genomic DNA contains:
- a CDS encoding type II toxin-antitoxin system RelE/ParE family toxin — protein MGFYTVKTTETFEKNIKRLSKKYRRIKKDVLPILNRLASGEFTGDSISGCNNILYKTRIASSDQKKGKRGGFRLIYSVKNDSEDNEIILHTIYAKSSKSDISTGEMKNIMKELEL, from the coding sequence ATGGGATTTTATACCGTTAAGACAACAGAAACTTTTGAAAAAAACATCAAAAGGCTCTCGAAAAAATACCGTCGGATTAAAAAAGATGTGCTGCCTATATTAAACAGGTTGGCATCAGGTGAATTTACAGGAGATTCTATCTCCGGTTGTAATAATATCCTTTATAAAACACGAATTGCTTCTTCTGACCAAAAAAAGGGGAAAAGAGGTGGTTTCAGATTGATTTATTCCGTAAAGAATGACTCTGAGGATAATGAAATAATACTGCATACAATTTATGCAAAATCTTCAAAGAGTGATATCAGTACGGGTGAAATGAAAAATATTATGAAAGAATTGGAATTATAA
- a CDS encoding ion channel: MINYSNITRYIEVVSQFLVINYNDIAKYIELVSPFLVAGCIVIWWEINHLSWTAPKKKTRKDSWLLIALLAGWIFLSIPLCYLIGYTLYHQGSTIHYYNVLGIIITLFLLSGIRIWLESTEELGEGRAPKVKAVFNFSRTSILLVSAYTATTTSMPMYRSAAWIIACFLIVVVVKYRIYDDIWKYALYTSSSKRYISSHPSHTVLRGLLDHIPRAYLYASYAFTIAGLLLIGPVTVNGGGIQPGAAFNMSNMCNNTFVDFFYFNIVTMSTVGYGDISPISITAKMICSFEIIFGVVVLATVLSLMIGRVQDIATQKAQEHRDNTTNITTR; this comes from the coding sequence TTGATTAATTATAGCAATATCACAAGATATATAGAGGTCGTTTCTCAATTTCTTGTGATTAATTATAACGATATCGCAAAATACATAGAGCTTGTATCGCCATTTCTTGTCGCAGGCTGTATTGTGATATGGTGGGAGATTAACCATCTTTCTTGGACAGCTCCAAAAAAGAAAACGAGAAAAGATAGCTGGCTCTTGATCGCTTTATTAGCAGGATGGATATTTTTATCTATTCCTCTGTGCTATCTAATTGGATACACACTGTATCATCAAGGAAGCACTATACATTACTATAACGTGCTAGGTATCATTATTACTCTTTTCCTTTTATCAGGAATTAGGATTTGGCTTGAATCCACCGAAGAACTTGGTGAAGGTCGAGCGCCAAAAGTTAAAGCTGTATTTAATTTTTCTCGGACAAGTATTCTCTTGGTCTCTGCATATACGGCAACAACGACCTCAATGCCGATGTACAGAAGTGCAGCATGGATTATCGCCTGCTTTCTAATAGTTGTAGTAGTAAAATACAGGATATATGATGATATATGGAAGTATGCACTTTATACTTCCAGTTCAAAACGATACATATCGAGCCATCCAAGCCATACTGTACTTCGAGGTCTTTTGGATCATATTCCGAGGGCTTACTTATATGCATCTTATGCATTTACAATCGCAGGATTACTTCTCATTGGGCCAGTGACTGTTAATGGAGGTGGTATTCAACCGGGAGCCGCATTTAATATGTCTAATATGTGCAATAATACATTTGTTGATTTTTTCTATTTTAATATAGTAACAATGTCAACGGTTGGATATGGTGATATTAGTCCCATAAGCATTACTGCAAAAATGATATGCTCTTTTGAAATAATATTCGGTGTGGTCGTACTAGCAACTGTACTGTCCTTAATGATTGGAAGAGTTCAAGATATTGCTACTCAAAAGGCACAAGAACATAGAGATAACACAACAAATATCACCACCCGGTAA
- a CDS encoding RHS repeat-associated core domain-containing protein: MAKLVHNGALDSMVPAAPVAGESVTITFGLNNVSECDANGYRLAFHSVLPATPECLSGNYNGSNSAFSTPVGATGQVTANIPAAPPETAGCLVFFDILDASGTPLPVLPLGRLRIALGSGGIGPCVAPMPAISSADHVGLGDGNAAVSTEVENTTGEPILEIGSSSTDMEAGSDGQYNGGDTTVQGDNSATITAFGMCNMMATFGYNFYSFLSRYFGKSCKSGSCGGYQGFIADPVNTAIGNFVQQETDATVAGPGDSTIKLNRTYNSQAVLWTPASRVRFYPDGSEEVIAEPPQYFGKGWTSELGQYLLEIDMAPTFEGVQILYPDGHTANFRKSGSQYVSDSPGTHDVISREGDEYVMRDADCGCASEEKRFNSNGHLTALIDRNGNAVRLFYDGDKLTALENAAGRRVEFSLNEDGQIIEARLPENITLGYEYEDGLLTAFIDGRGKRTEYRYDELGQMTEIISAKGHPLVRNTYDDEYRVTEQIVGESESYSFSYEDGQTTVTDAYGNSHVHHYDDDLRLIRMDYPDGSSEQYQYDADQNRTGYTDQAGAQWQWTYDEQGNRLTADGPLGWHRDWSYNERHQVTRMTEKVDADSERTSSFTYDDKGNLTEFCNTLNACGSVTYDERGLPLRMTDLNGNTTVHQYDSEGDLISITDAEGAVTRLDHDGLGRLHSLTKPLGSEFRYSRDENSNLVAVDGPLGFHLEFSYDADDLLERKVDPKGGTIRYAYNASDKPVQVINQLGYAAATYSYGLMNERTWFTDAEGRSWEYDHDSLLRLVRLVRVAGPLGAEFRYQYNPAGRITDFTDAEGTVTHTEYDGLYRPVAVTRNWRPALAATADTNVTTRYAYNLVGDLLEKIDPEGYVFRYRYDLQSRRISSEDTEGYEWQFSYDPMGNLLRALNPRGYTTEMDYTPTYRPAQVTDPEGHAVSYGYDADGNRISRTSALGISTRYEYDALGRRIALTRNYDDALPADHQTNVRTEYGYDLAGNLIRLTNPLGYAAEFRYDAAHRRTEAVDFEGGSTLYSYDKVDNLLSLTDAEGNPTRYQYDDLNRRIRTTNAEDESTGFVYDLMGNRIQRVEADGTVTLYEHDGVYRLKGVTENFQPDQAPANDVNKTTRYSYDARGLLIEIINANAAATGFAYDGVGNLIEEVNPLGKTWTYTYDGMGNRISRRDGKGALTEYAFYPDDLLQSIAYSDGTAVSYTYNADNRRVLMQDRLGQTSWTYDPLARVTGTVDPLGSVLAATYDAAGNRTSLTYPDGSVAEYAYSPNNWMQQIIAGDTGTRHAVSQQTQYSRNRVGRVTGIINSNATETNIEYDRVYRTLRRETMNSKETVVAFAYAYNPVGHVTESVKEYGWRNPAQQRESYTYDGLHRLTGVTINPLKNNGDPVQMGYAYDPVGNRLSWSSEDDLSTQQPWDGFTITSAYNAANQLLRAETESLTHNPNRSPVQEFRYDGNGNRINVQADDGYGPVIGTDYSYDPENRLVQALDYQLTGSDAGNRINRAVTSLEYDGGGRRLVKHYDPKANQSLSSTKGGKKGGKKGGTKNGKSAPSQGVDKRMEYVFDGLDPVAEYDTLNGQYENYYRGTDRQISMAQHFNSGATGQLRWYHYNHKGDVAGLTKQNGNAVHTYRYDPYGGVIPANGNFTDPHNHYTLTGKEFDENTGLVWFGARHYDPETGVWMGQDTYRGKIILPGSLHRYMYVYDNPVILYDPYGFESPVDQTRLPEKFRTESLFYRFVNLIDFKPGRSEDVRGTMLGNEKYSSYDLTREEMTDVGNYNFGYAGAKYGIPLKDLLAIGDLDQYFHGKQGCRLCLPKDNPRDAEMIREGYYDYYKDYIEYIKKAISCLWGR, translated from the coding sequence ATGGCGAAACTCGTACATAACGGGGCGTTGGACAGCATGGTGCCAGCAGCTCCTGTGGCGGGCGAATCTGTCACTATCACGTTTGGTCTGAACAACGTGTCAGAATGTGATGCGAACGGATACAGGCTGGCCTTTCATTCCGTGCTGCCTGCGACCCCTGAATGTTTGTCGGGAAATTATAATGGCAGCAATTCAGCTTTTTCTACCCCGGTAGGTGCAACCGGTCAGGTGACGGCCAATATACCGGCGGCACCTCCTGAAACGGCAGGTTGTCTCGTGTTTTTTGATATCCTTGATGCTTCAGGTACGCCTTTACCCGTTCTCCCTCTGGGGAGATTAAGGATAGCCTTGGGTAGCGGAGGCATAGGGCCTTGCGTTGCTCCCATGCCTGCCATCAGCTCGGCTGATCATGTTGGTCTGGGTGATGGCAATGCGGCGGTCAGCACAGAAGTTGAAAATACCACTGGCGAGCCGATTCTGGAAATCGGCAGCAGCTCAACTGACATGGAGGCAGGCTCGGACGGTCAGTACAACGGAGGTGACACCACAGTCCAAGGCGATAATAGTGCTACCATCACTGCCTTTGGGATGTGTAACATGATGGCAACATTCGGATATAATTTTTACTCCTTCCTTTCACGTTATTTCGGCAAGTCCTGTAAATCAGGAAGCTGCGGCGGCTATCAGGGCTTCATCGCCGACCCGGTCAACACCGCTATCGGTAATTTTGTTCAGCAGGAGACCGACGCTACCGTAGCTGGGCCGGGCGACAGCACCATCAAACTGAACCGGACCTATAACTCCCAGGCCGTGCTCTGGACTCCGGCTTCCAGGGTGCGTTTTTACCCGGACGGTTCTGAAGAGGTCATAGCGGAACCGCCCCAATATTTCGGCAAGGGTTGGACCTCGGAGCTGGGTCAGTACCTGCTGGAGATCGATATGGCCCCGACCTTCGAGGGTGTGCAGATCCTCTACCCGGACGGTCATACGGCCAACTTCAGGAAATCCGGTTCGCAATACGTCTCCGACTCGCCCGGCACCCATGATGTGATCAGCAGGGAAGGGGATGAGTATGTCATGCGGGATGCGGATTGCGGCTGTGCCTCCGAGGAAAAACGCTTTAACAGCAACGGGCATCTCACCGCCCTGATCGACCGCAACGGCAATGCCGTCCGTCTGTTCTATGACGGGGACAAGCTGACCGCTTTGGAGAATGCTGCCGGTCGGCGGGTGGAGTTCAGCCTGAATGAAGACGGGCAGATTATCGAGGCCCGGCTGCCGGAGAACATCACCCTCGGCTACGAGTACGAGGACGGCCTGCTCACCGCTTTTATCGACGGCAGAGGCAAGCGCACCGAATACCGCTACGATGAGCTGGGACAGATGACCGAAATCATCTCAGCCAAGGGCCATCCCCTGGTGCGCAATACCTACGATGACGAATACCGGGTCACTGAGCAGATCGTCGGGGAGAGCGAGTCCTACAGCTTCAGCTATGAGGACGGGCAGACCACGGTCACGGATGCCTACGGCAACAGCCATGTCCATCATTATGATGATGACCTGCGCCTGATCAGGATGGATTACCCGGACGGCAGCTCGGAACAATACCAGTATGATGCGGATCAGAACCGGACCGGGTACACGGATCAGGCCGGGGCGCAATGGCAGTGGACCTACGATGAGCAGGGCAACCGCCTGACCGCAGACGGCCCTCTGGGCTGGCACCGGGACTGGTCCTATAATGAACGGCATCAGGTCACCCGGATGACGGAAAAGGTGGATGCGGACAGCGAACGCACCAGTTCCTTTACGTATGATGACAAGGGCAATCTGACCGAGTTCTGCAATACCCTGAATGCCTGCGGCTCCGTGACCTACGACGAACGCGGCCTGCCTCTGCGCATGACCGATCTCAACGGCAACACTACCGTGCATCAGTATGACAGCGAAGGCGATCTGATCAGCATTACTGATGCCGAGGGGGCTGTGACCCGCCTGGATCATGACGGTCTGGGGCGGCTGCACTCTCTGACAAAACCGCTGGGCAGTGAGTTTCGCTACAGCAGGGACGAAAACAGCAATCTGGTGGCGGTGGACGGGCCGCTGGGCTTTCACCTGGAGTTCAGCTATGATGCCGATGACCTGCTGGAACGCAAGGTTGATCCCAAGGGCGGGACGATCCGCTACGCCTATAATGCCTCGGACAAACCGGTCCAAGTTATCAACCAGCTCGGCTATGCTGCGGCCACCTACAGCTACGGTCTGATGAACGAGCGTACCTGGTTCACGGATGCGGAGGGCCGGTCATGGGAGTATGACCATGACAGCCTGCTCCGGCTGGTCCGGCTGGTCCGGGTTGCCGGGCCGCTGGGTGCCGAGTTCCGCTATCAGTACAACCCTGCGGGCCGGATTACCGACTTCACGGATGCCGAGGGCACGGTCACCCATACGGAATACGACGGCCTGTACCGGCCCGTGGCCGTAACCCGCAACTGGCGGCCCGCTCTGGCCGCCACAGCGGACACCAACGTGACCACTCGTTATGCCTATAATCTGGTGGGTGACCTGCTGGAGAAGATTGACCCGGAAGGCTATGTGTTCCGCTACCGCTATGACCTTCAGAGCCGCCGCATCAGCAGCGAGGACACTGAAGGCTATGAATGGCAGTTCAGCTACGATCCCATGGGCAATCTGCTCCGGGCCTTGAACCCGCGCGGCTACACAACAGAGATGGACTATACCCCCACCTATCGACCGGCCCAGGTCACTGACCCGGAAGGCCATGCCGTCAGCTACGGCTATGATGCGGACGGCAACCGGATCAGCCGGACCTCGGCCCTGGGGATCAGCACCCGCTACGAGTATGATGCCCTGGGTCGGCGTATTGCCCTGACCCGTAATTATGACGATGCCCTGCCGGCGGATCATCAGACCAATGTCCGCACTGAATACGGCTATGACCTGGCAGGCAACCTGATCCGCCTGACCAATCCCCTGGGCTATGCAGCCGAATTCCGCTACGATGCGGCCCATCGCCGGACAGAGGCGGTTGACTTTGAAGGCGGCAGCACCCTGTACAGCTATGATAAGGTGGACAACCTCCTCAGTCTGACCGACGCGGAAGGCAATCCGACCCGGTATCAGTACGACGACCTGAACCGGCGTATTCGCACAACCAATGCCGAAGACGAGAGCACCGGCTTTGTCTATGACCTGATGGGCAACCGCATTCAGCGTGTTGAGGCCGACGGAACCGTGACCCTGTACGAGCACGACGGGGTGTATCGCCTCAAGGGGGTGACGGAGAACTTTCAGCCTGACCAGGCCCCGGCCAATGATGTCAACAAAACCACCCGATACAGCTACGATGCCCGTGGTTTGCTCATTGAGATTATCAATGCCAATGCGGCGGCCACCGGCTTTGCTTATGACGGGGTGGGCAATCTGATTGAAGAGGTCAACCCGCTGGGCAAAACCTGGACCTACACCTATGACGGCATGGGCAACCGGATCAGTCGCAGGGACGGCAAGGGTGCCCTGACTGAATACGCCTTTTATCCCGATGACCTCCTGCAAAGCATCGCCTACAGTGACGGCACCGCAGTCAGCTATACATACAATGCGGATAACCGGCGCGTGCTGATGCAGGACCGGCTGGGACAGACGAGCTGGACCTACGATCCCCTGGCCCGGGTCACCGGAACCGTTGATCCGCTGGGTTCTGTGCTGGCCGCAACCTATGATGCGGCAGGCAATCGTACCTCCCTGACCTACCCGGACGGTAGCGTGGCCGAGTATGCCTACAGCCCTAATAACTGGATGCAGCAGATCATTGCAGGGGATACAGGGACACGGCATGCCGTATCCCAACAAACCCAATACAGCCGTAACCGGGTGGGACGGGTGACCGGGATCATCAATTCCAATGCAACCGAGACGAATATCGAATATGACCGGGTGTATCGCACCCTGCGGCGGGAGACTATGAACAGCAAGGAAACAGTTGTCGCCTTTGCCTACGCCTACAACCCGGTGGGCCATGTCACCGAGTCCGTGAAGGAGTACGGCTGGCGCAATCCCGCGCAACAGCGGGAAAGCTATACCTACGACGGCCTGCATCGACTGACCGGGGTAACAATCAACCCGCTGAAGAATAACGGCGATCCTGTGCAGATGGGCTATGCCTATGACCCGGTGGGCAACCGGCTCTCCTGGTCAAGCGAGGATGATCTGAGCACGCAGCAGCCCTGGGACGGTTTCACCATCACCTCCGCCTATAACGCGGCCAACCAGCTGCTCCGGGCCGAGACCGAATCCCTGACCCATAATCCCAACCGCAGTCCGGTGCAGGAGTTCCGCTATGACGGCAACGGCAACCGCATCAATGTGCAGGCGGATGACGGTTACGGCCCGGTCATCGGCACTGATTACAGCTATGACCCGGAGAACCGGCTGGTCCAGGCCCTGGATTATCAGCTCACCGGCTCTGATGCCGGAAACCGTATCAACCGGGCAGTCACAAGCCTGGAATACGACGGCGGCGGTCGCAGGCTGGTCAAGCATTACGATCCCAAGGCCAATCAGAGCCTCAGCAGCACAAAGGGCGGGAAAAAAGGCGGGAAAAAAGGCGGTACAAAGAACGGGAAAAGCGCACCTTCCCAGGGCGTGGACAAACGCATGGAATACGTGTTCGACGGCCTGGACCCGGTGGCTGAGTACGACACCCTGAACGGCCAGTACGAGAATTACTACCGGGGCACGGATCGGCAGATCAGCATGGCCCAGCACTTCAACTCCGGCGCAACCGGTCAGCTCCGTTGGTATCATTACAACCATAAGGGCGACGTGGCCGGACTGACCAAGCAGAACGGCAATGCCGTCCACACCTACCGCTATGATCCCTACGGCGGCGTGATCCCGGCCAACGGCAACTTCACGGATCCGCATAACCACTACACCCTGACCGGCAAGGAGTTTGATGAGAACACCGGGCTGGTCTGGTTCGGGGCACGGCATTATGATCCCGAGACCGGGGTGTGGATGGGGCAGGATACGTATCGGGGAAAAATAATTTTGCCGGGGTCGCTTCACAGATATATGTATGTCTATGACAATCCAGTAATCCTTTATGACCCATATGGATTTGAATCTCCTGTTGACCAAACACGTCTTCCTGAAAAGTTCCGTACAGAATCTCTGTTTTATCGATTTGTTAATTTGATAGATTTTAAGCCTGGACGCAGTGAAGATGTACGTGGGACAATGCTAGGAAATGAAAAATATTCGAGTTATGACTTAACACGGGAGGAAATGACCGATGTTGGGAATTATAATTTTGGATATGCAGGCGCAAAATATGGTATCCCTTTAAAAGATTTGTTAGCTATAGGGGATCTTGATCAATATTTTCATGGGAAGCAAGGGTGTCGTTTATGTTTACCCAAAGATAATCCAAGAGATGCAGAAATGATAAGAGAAGGATATTACGATTATTATAAAGATTACATCGAATATATTAAAAAAGCTATAAGTTGCTTATGGGGGAGGTGA
- a CDS encoding MBL fold metallo-hydrolase translates to MKFCVLGSGSKGNCTLIESGSTRILIDAGFSGKEISRRLALIDRSPEDLSAILITHEHGDHISGVGVMSRRCNLPVYANAGTHQASEARVKQLHQRCEFATGTGFDLNDLHIHPFQISHDTADPVGFLVSDGTHSVAYCTDTGKITTLIRQRLRQCNALILESNYDPEMLQIGPYPMHIKQRVRSNQGHLANKDAAAFLVELCTAGVQHVVLAHLSETNNRPELVANLIRQELAQHQPRFSLDLARQDQPSPVITVGKINKE, encoded by the coding sequence ATGAAATTCTGTGTTTTAGGCTCTGGCTCTAAGGGAAATTGTACCCTCATCGAGTCCGGTTCAACCCGTATTCTTATCGATGCTGGCTTCTCAGGCAAGGAAATCAGCCGCCGTCTGGCCCTGATTGATCGCTCACCTGAGGACCTGAGTGCTATCCTGATCACCCATGAACATGGTGACCATATCAGTGGGGTCGGGGTGATGTCCCGGCGCTGCAACCTGCCAGTCTATGCCAATGCTGGTACCCATCAGGCATCCGAGGCTCGGGTGAAGCAGCTCCATCAGCGCTGTGAATTTGCCACCGGAACCGGTTTTGACCTGAATGATCTGCACATCCACCCCTTCCAGATCTCCCACGACACGGCAGACCCGGTGGGATTCCTGGTTTCAGACGGTACGCATTCAGTGGCCTATTGCACTGATACAGGTAAAATCACTACCCTGATCCGTCAGCGACTCCGCCAATGCAATGCCTTAATCCTGGAATCAAATTACGACCCAGAGATGCTCCAGATCGGCCCTTATCCCATGCACATCAAGCAACGGGTCCGTTCTAATCAAGGGCATCTGGCGAATAAGGATGCAGCAGCTTTTCTCGTTGAACTCTGCACAGCCGGGGTTCAGCATGTAGTACTGGCCCATCTCAGTGAGACCAATAACAGACCGGAGCTGGTGGCAAACCTGATCCGCCAGGAACTGGCCCAGCATCAGCCACGCTTCAGTCTGGATTTGGCCCGCCAAGATCAACCCAGCCCGGTTATTACAGTGGGGAAAATCAACAAGGAATGA
- the pyrH gene encoding UMP kinase, producing the protein MQFRRILLKISGEALMGDGAYGISPDMITFVAQEIKKIQEQGAQVALVIGAGNIFRGVSGAASGMNRAAADNMGMLATVLNALAMQDGLEQIGVSCRVMSAITMRNVCEPYVRVRAIEHLEKGRVVIFAAGTGNPYFTTDTGGVLRALEIEADVMMKATRVDGVYDRDPEKDKNAVRFDRLTYTKVLQNELRVMDAAGISLARDNDLPVLVFNMKKEGNIVRAAAGEDVGTLITA; encoded by the coding sequence ATGCAATTTCGACGAATTCTTTTGAAGATCAGTGGCGAGGCCCTGATGGGTGATGGTGCCTATGGTATCAGCCCGGACATGATTACATTTGTGGCCCAGGAAATCAAAAAAATCCAGGAGCAGGGCGCTCAGGTTGCCTTGGTCATTGGTGCGGGCAATATCTTTCGTGGAGTGTCTGGCGCTGCCAGCGGTATGAACCGGGCTGCTGCCGATAATATGGGGATGCTGGCCACAGTGCTCAATGCTTTGGCTATGCAGGATGGATTAGAGCAGATCGGCGTTTCCTGTCGGGTGATGTCTGCCATTACTATGCGCAATGTCTGCGAACCCTATGTTCGGGTCCGGGCTATTGAGCATCTGGAAAAGGGACGGGTGGTTATCTTTGCTGCCGGTACTGGTAATCCCTATTTTACCACGGATACCGGCGGGGTGCTTCGTGCCCTGGAGATTGAAGCTGACGTGATGATGAAAGCTACTCGGGTAGACGGGGTGTATGATCGTGATCCAGAAAAGGATAAGAACGCTGTCCGCTTTGATCGCCTGACCTATACCAAGGTCCTGCAAAACGAGTTGCGGGTCATGGATGCCGCAGGTATCTCTCTGGCTCGGGACAATGACCTGCCTGTGCTGGTCTTTAATATGAAGAAGGAAGGCAATATCGTCCGGGCCGCCGCAGGAGAGGATGTTGGTACCCTGATTACGGCCTGA
- the tsf gene encoding translation elongation factor Ts codes for MKITSQMVKELRDKTNAGMMDCKRALESTEGDLEKAVDLLRQKGLAVAAKRAERATSEGTIECYVHAGGKLAVMVEVGCETDFVAKTDDFLAFAKDIAMHIAAVGPLAINRDDVPQELVEREREIYVNQAKESGKPENIIEKIVTGKIDKYIAENCLMEQKFIKNPDLTVQDLLNELIAKMGENISVKRFARYQLGA; via the coding sequence GTGAAAATTACCAGCCAAATGGTCAAAGAGTTACGGGACAAGACCAATGCAGGCATGATGGACTGCAAGCGCGCCCTGGAGAGTACAGAAGGTGACCTGGAGAAGGCTGTAGACCTTCTGCGCCAGAAAGGTCTTGCTGTTGCCGCAAAGCGGGCTGAACGGGCCACCTCTGAGGGAACTATCGAGTGCTACGTACATGCAGGCGGAAAGCTTGCGGTTATGGTTGAGGTTGGTTGTGAGACTGACTTTGTTGCCAAGACCGATGATTTCCTGGCCTTTGCTAAAGATATTGCTATGCACATCGCAGCAGTTGGGCCTCTGGCCATTAATCGTGATGATGTCCCCCAGGAACTGGTTGAGCGCGAGCGCGAGATCTATGTTAATCAGGCAAAAGAATCTGGTAAGCCTGAGAACATCATTGAGAAGATTGTTACCGGTAAGATCGACAAGTACATTGCTGAGAACTGCCTGATGGAGCAGAAGTTCATCAAGAACCCTGACCTGACCGTGCAGGATTTACTCAATGAGCTGATTGCTAAGATGGGCGAGAATATCTCTGTTAAGCGCTTTGCCCGTTATCAGCTCGGCGCGTAA
- the rpsB gene encoding 30S ribosomal protein S2 produces MAPKVTMREMLEAGLHFGHQTRRWNPKMKPYIYGPRNGIYIINLDATMKKFRSAYSYIKNTVAEGGNIMFVGTKRQAQVIMKEQASRCGMYYVNHRWLGGMMTNFQTIKNSVDRLKAIEAMQEDGSINRFPKKEILLMEKERIKLERNVGGIKDMRKLPDVLFVIDPRKEEIAISEAQKLNIPVVALTDTNCNPAGIDHLIPGNDDAIRAIRLIAGQIADAVMEGKAESGEEVGDLDEMEAAMTGEDAAEQAQQA; encoded by the coding sequence ATGGCACCAAAAGTAACAATGCGGGAGATGCTTGAGGCAGGTCTGCATTTCGGACATCAGACCAGACGCTGGAACCCCAAGATGAAACCGTACATCTACGGACCGCGTAACGGCATCTACATCATTAACTTGGATGCAACCATGAAAAAGTTTCGGTCTGCATACAGCTACATCAAAAATACTGTAGCTGAAGGCGGAAACATCATGTTTGTAGGTACCAAGCGTCAGGCACAGGTTATCATGAAAGAGCAGGCCTCTCGTTGTGGAATGTACTATGTTAATCACCGCTGGCTCGGTGGTATGATGACCAACTTCCAGACCATTAAAAATTCTGTTGATCGTCTGAAAGCAATTGAGGCCATGCAGGAAGACGGCAGCATCAACCGTTTCCCGAAAAAGGAAATCCTTTTGATGGAAAAAGAGCGCATTAAACTGGAACGCAATGTTGGCGGAATCAAGGATATGCGCAAATTGCCGGACGTCCTTTTTGTTATCGATCCTCGCAAAGAAGAGATTGCTATCAGCGAGGCACAAAAATTGAATATTCCGGTTGTTGCTCTTACCGATACCAACTGTAACCCCGCAGGCATTGATCATCTTATTCCTGGTAATGATGATGCGATCCGTGCTATTCGTCTGATCGCCGGACAGATTGCCGATGCTGTTATGGAAGGAAAGGCAGAGTCTGGAGAGGAAGTTGGTGACCTGGATGAGATGGAAGCCGCAATGACCGGTGAAGATGCAGCAGAGCAGGCGCAACAGGCCTAA
- a CDS encoding transposase, whose protein sequence is MFTIPQELRKIIFSDRMLIKIMMDCASKAAVEVLQSKGVDAVPGILLVVHTFGRDLKFNPHVHMLMTEGGLTSSNQWVDIPFLPYGLLRKKWQYYLLTEIKASLPQTKENVRFIDYLFKSQRNGFYVNGKSKMTSARHAARYIGRYMARPALAEHKITNYDGEEVTFWYIDHKTEVKVTEAIPAKEFIQRLIDHIPLKGFKMVRHYGLYSRRTKTIAIEILMDCKRFIQKTFEFMKSDSRSLSWRERLVQSFGKDPLTCPNCKEKMFLWRIWHPDYGDIFDLSRDGPFVESKSKQECNKRNSSGRQVKWIPQLLPF, encoded by the coding sequence GTGTTTACCATTCCACAAGAACTCCGAAAGATAATTTTTAGTGATCGTATGCTGATCAAGATTATGATGGATTGTGCTTCAAAAGCGGCTGTGGAAGTACTTCAAAGTAAAGGAGTTGATGCTGTTCCGGGAATTCTATTAGTTGTCCATACGTTTGGAAGAGATCTTAAGTTTAATCCGCATGTCCATATGTTAATGACAGAAGGAGGATTAACATCTTCCAATCAGTGGGTTGATATTCCATTTTTGCCATATGGTCTGCTTAGAAAAAAATGGCAATATTATTTGCTGACTGAAATAAAGGCTAGCTTGCCGCAAACAAAAGAAAATGTAAGATTCATAGATTACCTGTTTAAAAGCCAACGTAATGGTTTTTATGTAAATGGTAAAAGCAAGATGACATCAGCAAGACATGCAGCTCGATATATTGGTCGCTATATGGCTCGTCCAGCATTGGCAGAGCACAAGATAACGAATTACGATGGTGAGGAAGTAACATTTTGGTATATTGATCATAAAACAGAAGTTAAAGTTACCGAAGCGATTCCAGCCAAAGAGTTCATACAACGATTAATTGACCATATCCCGCTAAAGGGATTCAAGATGGTCCGCCATTATGGGTTATATTCTCGACGTACAAAAACAATCGCGATAGAGATTTTGATGGACTGTAAACGTTTTATCCAGAAGACTTTTGAATTCATGAAAAGTGATTCAAGGTCATTGAGCTGGAGAGAGCGTCTAGTACAGAGTTTCGGGAAAGATCCGTTAACATGTCCAAACTGTAAAGAAAAAATGTTTTTATGGCGGATTTGGCATCCTGACTATGGAGATATCTTTGATCTGAGCAGAGACGGACCTTTTGTGGAAAGCAAGAGTAAACAAGAATGCAACAAGAGAAACTCTTCGGGTCGGCAGGTTAAGTGGATACCGCAATTGCTTCCGTTTTAA